One region of Ignavibacteriota bacterium genomic DNA includes:
- the paaJ gene encoding phenylacetate-CoA oxygenase subunit PaaJ, with translation MSDISTRIWAALEEVKDPEIPTVSVVEMGIIDEVNIEDGIASITMIPTFSGCPALHEIRADIAAAVRAVGFEPDVVVSKKAWSTDRLSDSAREKMRAVGLAPPSSHAGDVEWEWFSAVPCPFCGSTDTVMDNAFGPTLCRAIMYCNACSQPFEKFKPL, from the coding sequence AGTGAAGGATCCCGAAATTCCCACGGTGTCGGTGGTGGAAATGGGGATCATCGATGAGGTGAACATCGAGGACGGCATCGCGTCCATCACGATGATTCCCACATTCTCCGGCTGTCCGGCCCTGCACGAAATACGCGCCGACATCGCCGCAGCGGTGCGGGCGGTGGGCTTCGAACCCGATGTGGTCGTCTCGAAAAAAGCCTGGAGCACGGACCGTCTCTCGGACAGCGCGCGTGAGAAAATGCGCGCCGTCGGACTTGCCCCGCCTTCGTCGCACGCGGGCGATGTCGAGTGGGAATGGTTCTCGGCCGTCCCCTGTCCCTTCTGCGGCAGCACCGACACGGTGATGGACAATGCCTTCGGTCCGACACTCTGCCGCGCCATCATGTACTGCAACGCGTGCAGTCAACCCTTCGAGAAGTTCAAACCCCTGTAG